The segment GAGCGCGATCGCCTGACACAGCAGCGCGAACGAGAGCCCGACGCCGAGCATCGACGTGTTGGCGCGCGGGTTCGCGGCCGGCGTGATGTCGAAGCTGTGGTGCCACGCCGAGAGCGGATACAGCGGCCGGATCCCCATCGGCGTGATGCTGTCGGCGAGCAGGTGTGACCCGAGCGAGAGCGCCGCCGCGGTGCCGGCGGTCGCGGCCACCGTTACCTGTCGGCCGATCGGTGCGCCGGCGACGCCGGCGATCGACGCGACGACCGCCGTCCCACCCAGCACGAACCAGATCGTGTGCGTCGGCCCCCGGTGGTCGATCGGCAACAGCTCGTCCGCGTCGGGAGCGGTCGAACACGCCACCGCGACGGCAGCGCCGAACGCCGCCAGCCACGGGTCGGCGCCGCGGCTCAACGCCGCGCCGACGGGTCCGTAGACGAACAGCGCCGCTCCGACGTGTCCCCACCGGTACATACCCTCCGTTTCGCGTCGAACCGTATCAACGCTCCGGGGGTGGGTGCGCCGACGCGACGGCGCTCGGCGGCTCCGACGACCGCGCGATTCGAGCCAGCGTCGTCGCCGGCACATCGACGGCGTCGAGGCGTTCGCTGAGATCGTCGGGGACGATCGAGAGCCGCGCCGCGAGCCGTCTGTCCCTGGCGATCTCCGCCGCGAGCGTCTCGACGCCTGATACGCCGCCGACGGCGGCCATCGACTCGGTCGCCGACGCGAGGCAGTCGGCTCGCTCGATCCGTTCTGCGGTTTCGAGGCGGTCCTCGATGCGGTCGATCCAGCCAGCCATCCCGTCCGGGACGCCATCTGTACACGGTTCAGCGTAGACCAGTTCGACCGCGGGCGGCGTCGGTCGAACCGGCGTGGCGAACCCCACGGGCGTTCGTCCGGCGGCGATTCGGGTCGTCACCCCGGTGTCGTCCCACCCGCCGAGCGGCTCGCCGTCGATTCGCGGAGGCCAGATCGTGCCGTCGAACGCTGGTTCGAGCCGGATTCGGTGGGGACGCTCGGCCTCGATCACGACCTCCACGAAGGTCACCCGTTCGGCCTCGATGGTGTCGACCGTCAGCGTCGGCATACGCCGTCTGGCGGCCCCTTCGTTGATAAACTCATGGGGCTCGGGAGCGATCCGATACACCGACGCGTCCAGCCACCGCGCTGCTTCACGGCGACTCTCGAACCGTCCACAGGCCAACACGATCGGCGGTTCGACCCGGCCGATACGAATCAGCGCGAGCGCGGCCGAGATCGGATCGGCGTCGGCGTACCTTTCGGCGTCGCTGTCGGGGACCTTCGCCACCGCGGCGTCTACCATCGGCTCGACCGTTTCGAGCCGCTCTCGGCGCGCCGTTCGGCGCAGGTTTCCGAGCCGGTCCTCCAGCCGGAGCCGTGTCTCCCTCGAATCGCGGACGGCTCGGGCACGGCGTCTGGCCTCGGCGAGCGCCTCTTTCGCGGCGACGTGGTCGGTTTCGGCCTCCGACAGCTCCCGTATGGCATCGCGATACTCGTCGCGGAGGGAGCCGTCATCGGCCTCCTGCAATCGTCCACGGAGCGTCGCGACGCGCTCGCGTTTCGATTCGAGCTCGGTGGCCGTCTCCGCGACTCGTCGGCGGCCCGCCGTTCGCGACGGCACCGGCTCAGCAAGTCCCTCCAGTTTCGATCGCGTCTCGCGGCGCTCGGTATCGACGCTCGTCTCGACGTCCAGCGATCGCGCGACTGCTGCGAGCGCGTCCACCCGGCGAAGCGAGAGCCCGGGCGCAACGACGCCGACGTGGTCGTAGAGGCTCACAGCTCTCGTCGCTTCATCGCCGCCGGATCCGGGTGCGGTGAACCGACCGCGAACTTTGCGTAGGCGACGTGCTCGTTCGAACGGTTCTCGTACGCCCGCGCGGCATCGCGAACCGGCTCGCGGACGTCGCGGAACTCGTTGAACGGCTCGGTTCGTTCCACCTGCACGTCGTCCGGATGCTTTTCGCGCAGCCGGAGCGCGAGAAAGGCACCGTGCTCGGTGTCGTCGAGCAGCGCCGCCCGCCCCAGTCGGCGGACGACACTCCCTCGGTGGGTCCGACACGCGTTTCGGAGCGACGTTCGAGCGCCCTGCGAGTACGTCACGACCAACAACACGGTACTCACTGGACGCGTTTCGAGCTTAAACGTACGCCCTCATTCGAGCGGCCGAACGGTCGGTGCATCGGCGTCCGTCAACGCTCGTATCCGATCTCTCGCCTCCCGCTCCGAGGCGGCGACGACGATCGTCCCCTCGTCCGAGCGATACGCCGAAAGCTCGCCGTCGAACTCCGTCGCGAACGTTCGAACCGCGGCTCGGATCTGCCGCTCGCAGGTCTCCAGGTCGACTTCGCCGGCTTCCAGCGCCGACAGCGCTCCTTCGATCCGGCGGAGGGTGGCGATTCGGTCCATCTACACCGTCCGGAGATGGTCCGTCGTCGGTTCGTACACGTCGCCCTGCCGGCGGAGCTTCTCGATCTCGTGTTCGGCCTGCGATCGCTCCATGCCGATCTCCTCGGCGCGATCCAATATCGTCTCGATCGGCGCGCCCTCGTCGTACTCCGTCTCGATCTCCGCGATCAGCGATTTGATGTTTTTGATGCGGTCGCGCTGGCTCTTGCTCCGGCCGGTCTCGACCACGTCCGCGTCGAACTCGCCGGTTTCGGGATCGACGCCGATGTCCTGCAGACACGATCGGACGATCTCGATGACGCGCTCGGCGTCCTCGCGCTCGACCGTATCCGACAGCCGCATCCGCGCGGAGGCCTCCGAGAGCCGGACCAGTGCTTCGAGTTTCCGGGCCGTCACCGGTACCGGCGCGTCGTCGTCTTGGCCCTTCGAGCGCAGATCGACGTAGAAATCCCGTATCTCGACTTTCGCCTCCTCGGTCATCATCGGATAGCAGTTCCGCTTGGCGTAGGCGATGTACTTGCGAAGCAACTCCGCGTCGATCTCCGGTTCGACGTTCTCGGTGACGTTCTCGACCTCCTCCTCGGTGACGTTCGACGTCGTCGTGTTCTCGCGGTGGGTGAACAGTTCACCCGCGTAGTTCGTGTTGATGATGTGATCCGCCAGGTTTCCATCCTTCTCGGCGTCGGGCTGATCCGTGACGGTGAAGATCAGGTCGAATCGCGAGATGAGCGCCGGCTCCAGATCTATCTGCTCGCCGATCGACTCGTACTGATCGAAACGGCCGTATTTGGGGTTCGCAGCGCCCAAAAGTGAGCATCTAGATTTGAGGGTGGCGTTAATTCCTGCCTTGCTGACGCTGATCGAGTTGTGCAGAACGACGCCTTGACTGATGAAGGTGTTCGTTGGCTCGACGGTCACGTCGTAGGCCCACTCGCAGGCGTGCTCTCCCTCGTTCGGGACTATCTTTACATCGCGCACCCGGTAGTATCGAAGCTCGCAGCGTTCTTCGAGGTCAGATGCCCGCTTGTCGAACGATTCGAGAGCCTCTGAGATGGCTTTTTTCGCTAGCTCGGCCAGTCTCGTTCGTCGCTTTTGATCGTATCCACCGCTCTCGGCGTAGTGTATCGCGCTCGTCGTTTCGCCGTCGAGTCGCTCCGCCAGTTGCCGACCCGACCAACCGACGACTTCGCGAACCTCGGAAAGCGTTTTTGCCGTTCGAATTCTCCTTTCGATCTCCTCCGCTCGCTCCCGAAGCCCTGTGAGTTCTTTTCGGACTGTTTCAATCTGGACGCCGTATCCCTCGTCGAGATGCGGCTTAAACCGACCAGTAAGCCGGACACCGAGTAACCGTTTGAGCTCTCTGATCTCTTTAGCTGCACCTGTCGGCAGTACGTCGTGGTGCCGCAACGTCTCGTTACTCCTCGTGACGAACGCAGCGGCGTCGTCGTAGCGCTCGTCCGCGGCTTCGACGACCCGATTGACGAATCGTTCGGTCGAATCGCCCATCACGTACACTTTCCAAGAGTCCTCCGCGATGTCGTAGTGAATTCGGGAGCTAACACCGAGTTTCGAGAGTGCGTCAGCGTAATCTCTCGCCAGTCCTGTCGACGCCGTAGAAAACGACATCGCTTCGCTTTCGACGCCCCCGTCCCCGGCGAACGCCCCGACTAGGAAGCGGCGGATGTTCTCTTCGGAACTCCCGAGCACCTGCGCCGGAATCCGTTTATCGCGTGCTGTGTGCATGAACTCCGGAAAGTTCCGCTCGAACCAGCGGTACAGTTTGGTCGAGATCCATCGTTTTGTTACCGTTCCAGCCGCGTTTGTCGTATGGGAGCTTTTCATTCCGAACACCGACGACATAAGGTCGGCCATCCGATCCAACAATCGCTCGTTTTGGTTCGAAAAGCCGATCTCGTGAGCCGAGCCAGCGTATGAGTGCCCCTCGGCGACGAGGAATCCGAGCGCTTCTGCGAGATCACCGGTTAGCGTCTCCGGGAGTCGGACGTCCTTTTCTTTCCCCACGTGCGCTTCCGGGTCGAGCTCGACCGCCGCACTCGAGTTTGGAAGCTTTCGCGGTGCGGGTACGAAGGTCCCCGGTACCATCTCCCTGGCCGGAATCGTTCCCGTTTGGGTTCCATCGTCGACGAACATCGGATGCTCGGGCGTCACGGTCACGGATCGTCCGTTCGAAAACGTTACCTGGATGAACTCGTCAGGAGCCTCGTGACGGCTCACCCGATCGATGGGACGCTTGCTCGTCTCGTTGGTGTCGAAATCGACGGAGTGAACGCCGACACCGTCGATCGGAAGGATCTCACAGTCGATGCCGTCGACGACCGCCTCGGGTTGCGCCTGCATCCGCTCGTCCACGAAGTCCCCGATATTGATGCGTCGACCGTCTGAGAGCAGGATTTCGGTGTCAGGGTGGTATGATTGCTGCTCGAGCGCTTCGTGCATTGCCGAGCGATCTTCCGGGCGCATCTTATCTAGCTCGTCGACAGCGGCGATTCCCTGATCGGCCAACACGAGCGCGCCGGCTTCCAGCGTCCACTGCTGGCCGTCGCCGAAGTCGTCGCGAACCGCGGCGGCGGTGAGTCCCGCACTGGACGAACCTTTACCAGAGGTATAAACCGACCGTGGAGCTAGGTTACGGACGTACTGGAGTAGCTGGGAGTTATGCGAGATGACGTTGTTCGAGACGTAGCTGTGGGTTCCCTCGACTTCGAGGTCGTAAACCCAGTCGTAATCAGGGTCGACGGGTTCGATCGAGTCGATCCGATCCCAGACGATATCGCTATCCACGAGCGCCCGAAGTCGTTCGATAGCTTCCTTCACCGACAACGCCGCGTCGATCCGCTCTAATACGGCCTCTTCCGCACCAGCCACGCGTCCACCGTCCGGAACGACTTCGTTTCGTTCGTAGTAGCTCACGGCGGACTGCTCTACGCCCATCCCGCTGGCTAACGAGGCCTGAGAGATGTTCAGCTCATCCCGGCTCTCGACGATGGTGTTCCAATTACCAGCGGAAACGGACTCGCGAAGCTCCGATAACTCGTCGAGCCTTTTCGAAAAGGCACGCAGAACCGTACGGAGGCTGGAACGGCTCGGATTTCTGTCACCCTGCTCGTAATGTTGGTACGTAGTTCGCGGAATCCCGCAGTCGAACTGCGACAGTTCGAGCCGCTCTCGAATCTCTCGCAGCTCGTTGCCGACGTTCGGAACGATGTCCGTATTCGTGTTCACGGAAACCTCTTCGAACGCCGAGGCTGCATCGGATTTTCGGTTGGTGACGAACCCTATCTCAGCTCTGTACCGCTCGAAATCCTGACCGCTGATCCTGAGTCGATAACTTCCGTTTGCCCTCGATTGTAACTGTGCTTGAATCTCGAACGAAAGCAACAGGCTTCGAACGCCCTCTAACAGTTCCCGACTCGTCGAGGCAACCGAGAGTTCGCGTTCCGTATCCGAAACCGTGCACTCACCATCGATGTACGCTCTCAAGAATCCTGCTTTACAGGGGCGCGTGGCACGGAATACCACTGGTGGTACGCGCTGTTCGGCGGAGCTTTCGAGCATTGCCGGCTCGATGCTTTCGAGGAATCGAACGAGCTCTCCGGACGAACAGACCAGTTCGTTCGCAGTCTTTTTACCATGTGGTTTCCGTTCGAAATAGTTTACTCCGAGTTGATCGAAGACCGATGCCGCATCATCGAGTATCTCTGCGTCGTTGTTCGTCAGCCAGATGCCGCCCGTGTTGTCGTCGCGGTGCTCGACGTACCCCTCCGCGACGATATAGCCGATCAACCGGGCGAGTTCGGGTGTCAGTTTATTGGGTGCCTCCAGCCGAACGGCGTTGTTCGATTTCGATCTGCGGTAGGAAACGTCGAGGGTGTCATCGCCCGCCACCGGTAACGAGCGCGGTGCGGCGATGAACTTCCCTTCCTCCAGATCTTTCGTCTGACGGGCACGAATACCCCCGTCAGAGCTAACGAACAATGGGTGGCTCGGCGTCACTTCCAACGTTCGTCCGGTTGCTGTTTCGACTCGATACATCCGTTCTGGCGTCTCGCGTTTCCATACTTTCGTCGCGCGTTGATGTCTGAGAACGCCGTCGTGGCTCATCGACGGGACCGCAAAATCGACCTCGTCGTAGACGCCGTCGTCTATCGGTTTTGGATCGTCGAGATTCGATTCTACGAGTTCTTTGAGCGGAACTTCGCTCCCGTCCGAAAGTGTAACTCTCGTGTCCCCTTTCGCGCACTTACCCGTACCGGGATCACCGATCAAGAGCATGTGCAGATCTCCCCGCGTCCGTGATCCGTCCGGGAGATGCTTCGTCACGCCCGAGAACAGCTGCATGATGATCGCGAGCTTCTCCTGGTCGTAGCCGTAGATCGAGGGGGCCATCGAGGCGATCATCTTCTCGTAGATGTCGGACTCGTTCGAGAGCTCGATGATCCGCTTTTTGTCCTCGTCGGTGATGTCCATGTCCTCGAACTGCTCGTCCTCGATCTCGACGGACATCCCGTCCATGTACACGTCGAAGATGGGGGACTTCTCCTGGTTCGACCCCTGCTGGTCGAGGTGAAGGACGCCCGTCACGCGGACGTGATCGCCCGCGGTCACGTGTCCCGTGATGTCGTCGTCGATGTGGACGTCGATGCTCTGCGGCGTTTCGCCGCCGCGGAGTCCCTCCGGGGACTCCTGTACCCGGAGTTTCTGCGCGTCGACGAACTCCGACTGGTCGAAGTTGATTTCGAAGGGGCCCTGCCGCTCACAGCCCTGACACTCGTGTGGTTCGTAGAAATCGCCGGAGGTCTGCGGAATGCGCGTGAGGGTGCCGCAGCGCTGGCACTCGAAGGCCGCCTCGGTGACCTTCGGGCGCACGTCGGTCGCCTTCCGGACGATCCCCGTCACCTCGACGAGCTGGCCGCGGTGGCGCGCGCGAATGTCGCGGATGCCGGTCGTTTTCTGGAGGTTTTGGACGCGCACGTGCGCTTGACCCAGCTTCACGTCGACCGGCAGATCGTAGAGTCTGAGCGCCTCCTCGGCGTACTCGCGCATCTGGTCGGGTTGGGCGACGAAGTCGTCCGCGAGATCCGGATCGAACCGGTAGAGATCGTCCCAATCGATGTACAGCGAGCGCTTCTCGTTCGGGTACTTCTGGGCGAGTTGGCCGATCTCGTTGCGGTAGTAGTCCCGGTAGAACCCTTCGAACTTGTCGATGACTTCCGTGTTTTCCGCGCGAGCCATTCTGCGTACACTCCCTTCGCGCGTGATCGAATAAGAACCTTGCCTCACCGGACCGGAAGTGAACGCCGCGATCGTGTCTCCCTCCGAGGGGTATCGAGCGCGTCACGTTCGCCACGAGCCGTCGTCCTGCGGGATCGGTTTCGGCGTTCGCGTCAGCCGTCATTCGTCGGCCGGAGGGACCTCCGGATCCGGGCCATCATCCGGTTCTGAGGGCGCTCCTCCCTCGCCCGGCTCCGTACCGTCCGCGTCGACTCCCTCAGTCTCTGGCCGTCCGTCACCGGGGGTGGCGGGTCGGTACGTGTAGAGATAGCCGTCGTGAAGCACGTAGTAGGCCTCCTCGTTCGGGTCCTCGATGACGCTGTTGTTGGTGTCGATAGCGAAATCCACCAGCGAGCTCAGCGATGTCGCCGCGGCCCGCGGTCTATCGAACGCCTCCTTCGGGAGTTGCATCGTCGATATCCACTCGTCGAGATCCGTCCGATCGTCCTCGTAGGCGAGCAGCTCCCGCTCTGTGGGGGTGAGCGCGAGTTCCCCTCGACCGCGGGCGACCACGAGCCCGCCGAGCGCGGCGAGCGAAACCGCCAGCAGTGCTGGCGATCCGAAACTTCGAAGCGGTCCGGGCGACCGCTCGACCGTGACGGTTCGCATCGCCTCGCTGCGGTCGGTCAGCTCCCCCGGATCGTCGAGTCGGTAGACGCCCTCCTCGAGCGAGATCGGTAACGCGTGCTCTCGCGACGCTTCGACCTCCCGGCCGTTGACCCTCCCCACCATCTCGACGACCACACGGATCTCGACCTCGGCCTGCCCGGGCGGGTCGCCGAGCTGCTCCTCGATTCGGTCGGTCCGATTCGCCGTCTCGTTCATGTTGATCGCGAACGGAACCTCGATGGCTCCTCGAGGCGAGAGCGCCCCGTCTCGACTCGTTTCGAGCGGTTCGCTCGTCTCCCAGACGACCGTCGTGTTCTCGCGAGTCTGCTCGACGCCGCGGAGGACGAGTTGCACCCGAACGGTCGTGTTCAACTCGCCGCCGTCGCTCGCCTCGTACTCGAACGCGTACGTCCCGTTGAGCCACGGCGTGACTTCGGTGAAGTAGACCGACCGATCCTCGAGTGTGGTCCCGGCGGGATAGGCGGCGGTGTCCTCGGTCACCGTCGCCGAGTGCTCGAACGCCCCGGTCGTCTCCCACGACGAGCCCGGACGCTCCTCGGTCGTCGTGGGGGGCGAGGCGTACGTCACGTACGTGAGCCCGCCGCTGCCGACGACGAGGACGACCAACACGGCGACGACGATCGGAAATTGGGCGTCGAGCAGCGCTCGAAGTCGGCGAGATCCGGTGCTCATCTCCGGAATCCATGCGTCCCCTGCGGTTTGTTATGCGCTTACTGGCTCCCGTAGGACTCGCTTACGACGCAACGGGCGTCGTCGTGGGGGTCGATCGATCTCGAACTCCGCTTTGCGGCGTATAACTTTGCGTGCGTCGCGTCACGCTCCGTTCATGGACACGATCGCGAACCTCCCGAGCAGACCGCTCCGGGAACGAGATATCGCCCCACTGTGCGCCGACGATCGGCTCGACGCCGTTCCGTACGGTGGAATTCCCGACGCGGATTCGATCCGTATCTGCACGATCAAGGTCGCGACCGACGACACCGCACACGCACTCGGCGTCGACGACTCGGACGGACGGTGGACGCGGCTCGCGTCGGTCGACGCCGACGACCTCGTCGCGGCCGACAGGCGACTCGACACCGCTCTCGACGAGTGGGTTCAGACCGTCTACGGCGGTGAGTTCCGGGTTCTGAAGTCGATCTGATCGGATTGCCCGCGTTGCCCTCCGCCTCGCGATCACCGCGTGATCGACGGCGTAAGCCGAGCCAAACTCAGCCGCACACAGTCTCTGCGGCCGCCGAACAGACCGTTTGTCGGCTTCGATGGGGCTCTCTTCCGATTCCGCTTGTTCTCTATTCCAAAGGGGGATACCCACAAAGGCTGGAGTGCGCGCCGCAGTCGGTGGGTGCTCACACACCGAACTGGACGCGGCGCTCGACAACCGAGGGAGAACACCAATGCAACGACGCAAATTCGTAATCGGTTTGGGATCGCTCGCGGCCGGGGCTAGTGCCGTGGTCGGCACCGGCGCGATCACGGAAACGAGTATGGAACGAGGGGTTCGCGGACGGGTCGCCGCTGATGGTCCGAATAGCGCGTACGTGGCAATAAACCCGTTACTTAACGGAGAACACCTCGAATTCAACCAGTCGACGGGAGAGATGCGCCTGTTCTTCGGTGATCTCGGAAGCGGAGGCGCTGGACTCAACCCCGATTCGAACAATCGATTTGACGCGATCTTCGAGGTGGAGAATCAGAATCCAGGTGGTAACCCTGTCCACGAATTCTGGCTCTGGATCGAGAACTCGCACCCGAGGCTGACGTTCTACCTTGACAGTCAACCCGGCAATTCGATCGAAGGCATCTCGAACGCCGAGTCGATGGGTAGCGGGAACGACGATCCCGTGCGCGCGCCTGTAGGCGTCCACATCGACCTGACTGACTCCGGGCTGACTGCGGGTGATAATCTCCAGTCGCTGTTCGACCCGAACGATGAGTTCGTCATTCACATGGAGAAGACGAACGGAAGTCCACCGTAAATAGAACGAGTACGAAAACGACGATATGGCCTCTTTACTTTTTTCGACGCTATTCGAAGCACTCCTGCTATGCCGCTCAAGAAACATCATATCTCGACGTTACTGAGCGGCCTCCTCGTCTTGTTCGTCGTTTCACTCGTTCTGAGCGGATTGTTGGGCCAGCCAATTTTGATCGGCTACGTCGAAACTGACAGCATGTCTCCAGCGCTGGATCCCGGAGACGGATTCGTTGCGATTCCTGCGGAACTCAGCGGCGAGATACACGAAAACGATGTCGTCGTATTCCAGGCTGAATTCCTCCACGGTGGGGGATTAGTCACCCACCGTGTCGTTGGAGAGACCGACTCCGGATACATCACGAAAGGGGACGCGAATCCGATCGCGGACCAATCCGGACGCGGAGAGCCTCCCGTACAAAACGAGCAGATCGTGGCGAAAGCGCTTCAAATAAACGGACAGCTCGTGGTGCTTCCGAATCTCGGCGCGCTGGTCGAGACCATACAGGGTGTAGTCGAGGGGACGCAACTTCGTCTCGCGGGCCTTTTCGGAACTCGACTATTTCTCGGAGCGCACGGGATAGCGATACTCTCCTCGATCCTCCTCTTTTTCGTATATATCGGCTTAACTCTGCAAGAGACCGCTCAACGCCCCGGAAGGGAGTACGAACGTGATTCGACTCGATCCACGGGGATGAGTAGTCACGTGTTCGTCGTCGCCATCATCCTGATGTTGGTTACCGCGACCACACTCGGGATGGTGCTCCCGAGTACGACACACGAACTGGAAGCGATCACATCGGACAGCGAAACGGTGACGTTGAACGTCGATAACGCGGGATTCCTTCCGGTGGTCGTACACTTCGAATCTAACAGCGGGTCGATCACGGTCGATCCACAACGTCTGTACGTCCCGTCGCAGTCCTCCCAAGAGGCAAAGGTGGTCCTGCCGCCGCCGGAGAGCGCGGATGATATGCGTCGTTATCTCGATGAACGCCGATACTTCGCCCTCCTTCCGCAACCGATATTGACGACACTTTATCGGTTCCACCCCTGGGCCCCCATCCTCGTCATCGACGCGCTGATCGCGGTGCCGTTCTATCTGCTCGGGATCGGACTGCTCGGGACGGGTCGGATCCGGAACCGATCTCGGGACCGGGAACTTCCTGTCCTCACGCGCGTCCGCCGGATGTTTCGGGAACTGTACTGATCGACCGGTCGTTTCGCACACGACGATCGGACTCTTGCCGAGGATCGTCGTCCGTCGTCGCGAAAGGCCCCCGACGGCGAACCGTTGACGCCCCTTACCATCGGTAGATTTCGCTTTCGATCCGTCGGCATTCTCCGACCGACATTCCGAAAAGTATCTCTCGCATATAATATGGTGTATCCCCCACATACTCCGCTCAGTAGCCGGGTACCGGCATTCATATACATGTGAAGTATAAGATACTGGATCATCGCTCTCCCGCTCGTAGAGAGTGTTTGTGGACGATGTTGGGAGTTCATAGCAAAGTACCCGTCAGGTGACGTGGCGAACGACATGGGGGCACTGGTCATCACTGAGGAATTTAGGACAGCGATTCAACCATGAGCAGCGTGGGATCGAACGGACCGTCGGTCCAGCGCTCGTCCGACGCCGTCCGCTTCTCAAGAGACGACACGCTGGAAGTGCTCAGCAACCGACGCCGTCGCTTCGCGATCCACTACCTCAAACAGCGAAACGGCGGACAGACGACCGTCTCCGAACTCGCCGAACGGGTGGCGAGCTGGGAGAACGACAAAGAGATCGACGAACTCACACACCGGGAACGAAAGCGCGTCCGGAACGCCCTGCGGCAGTTTCACCTGCCCAAGATGGACGAGTACGGGTTCCTCGAGTACGACGTCCAGCGCGGGACCGTCGCGCTCTCGGCGGCCGCCGCCAGGGAGGACTTCTACGTCGATTCGCTCACGGGAGGCGAGATCCCCTGGAGCGTTTACTATCTCGGCCTCTCGGGGTTGGGGATCGCCTGCGTGGCCGGGCTCTGGATGGGTCTGTTCCCGTTCACCTATCTCTCGCCGCTCGAATGTGGCGTCTTTTTTGTCACCGTTCTCGTGGTTTCATCGCTCGGACACTTCTACGACAACTACTACCGGATGCGGCTGGGATCGCGCGAGAAACCGCCAGAGGTTGGACGGAAATGAGCCGCCGCCGAATGCTGTTGCTCGCGGGCGCTTTCGTCATCAGTCTCGCGCTCGTGACGGGGACCAGCGGCGTGAGCTCGGTCACGATGACCCGAGGGATCGACGGGGCCATCGTCGACGACCAGCGCGCCTACCTCGGGATCGAACAGACGGCCACCGCCGACGCCGGCACCGCCGTCCTCGAGGTGCGAATCACCAACCGACATCCAACTGCGGCGTTCACGACCATCGTGGTGACGATCAACGGGACGACCGTCGATCTCGGCGGTGGCGGTCCCGTCGCTCCTGGCGGGGCCGTCTCGCACACGTTCGAGTCGGTCCCCTGCGACGCCACGGCGGAGATCGAAGCGTCCGGAAGCGATCTTGGCATCGAACTGGAGCGCGCGGTGGCCTGTGCGTAAAAACGTCGCCGCAGTAACTGAGTGGGACCGCCCGAATTTGAATCGGGGTTACAGCGTCCCAAACGCTGAAGGATACCAAGCTACCCCACGGTCCCGCACCCGTCCGTAGCCGCCGCCACCGTGAAAACGTTTCGTTCTCGGCCCCAAGGGATTTAGCGCCACTTTGCGAACGGTTTCGTATGGTTACAACGATCGAGGTCGCCCTGCTGGTCGCGGTGTTGGCGCTGTTGTTCGGCGCGTACCGGATCATCAAGGCGGTCAAGCCGTTCATCGTCAACGCCGTGGTCGGCCTGATTGTGTTGGTGATCGCGAGTTTCCTCGGCATCGGCGTCGAGATCACCCCGATCGCGGTGTTGATCTGCGCCGTCGGCGGGATCCCCGGCGCGATCCTCGTCATTCTCTTGGCGTATCTGGGGATCGCCTTCGCGGGAATGGCCGTTCCGGTCGGCGTGTTGGCGCTGGT is part of the Natronomonas salsuginis genome and harbors:
- a CDS encoding LAGLIDADG family homing endonuclease is translated as MARAENTEVIDKFEGFYRDYYRNEIGQLAQKYPNEKRSLYIDWDDLYRFDPDLADDFVAQPDQMREYAEEALRLYDLPVDVKLGQAHVRVQNLQKTTGIRDIRARHRGQLVEVTGIVRKATDVRPKVTEAAFECQRCGTLTRIPQTSGDFYEPHECQGCERQGPFEINFDQSEFVDAQKLRVQESPEGLRGGETPQSIDVHIDDDITGHVTAGDHVRVTGVLHLDQQGSNQEKSPIFDVYMDGMSVEIEDEQFEDMDITDEDKKRIIELSNESDIYEKMIASMAPSIYGYDQEKLAIIMQLFSGVTKHLPDGSRTRGDLHMLLIGDPGTGKCAKGDTRVTLSDGSEVPLKELVESNLDDPKPIDDGVYDEVDFAVPSMSHDGVLRHQRATKVWKRETPERMYRVETATGRTLEVTPSHPLFVSSDGGIRARQTKDLEEGKFIAAPRSLPVAGDDTLDVSYRRSKSNNAVRLEAPNKLTPELARLIGYIVAEGYVEHRDDNTGGIWLTNNDAEILDDAASVFDQLGVNYFERKPHGKKTANELVCSSGELVRFLESIEPAMLESSAEQRVPPVVFRATRPCKAGFLRAYIDGECTVSDTERELSVASTSRELLEGVRSLLLSFEIQAQLQSRANGSYRLRISGQDFERYRAEIGFVTNRKSDAASAFEEVSVNTNTDIVPNVGNELREIRERLELSQFDCGIPRTTYQHYEQGDRNPSRSSLRTVLRAFSKRLDELSELRESVSAGNWNTIVESRDELNISQASLASGMGVEQSAVSYYERNEVVPDGGRVAGAEEAVLERIDAALSVKEAIERLRALVDSDIVWDRIDSIEPVDPDYDWVYDLEVEGTHSYVSNNVISHNSQLLQYVRNLAPRSVYTSGKGSSSAGLTAAAVRDDFGDGQQWTLEAGALVLADQGIAAVDELDKMRPEDRSAMHEALEQQSYHPDTEILLSDGRRINIGDFVDERMQAQPEAVVDGIDCEILPIDGVGVHSVDFDTNETSKRPIDRVSRHEAPDEFIQVTFSNGRSVTVTPEHPMFVDDGTQTGTIPAREMVPGTFVPAPRKLPNSSAAVELDPEAHVGKEKDVRLPETLTGDLAEALGFLVAEGHSYAGSAHEIGFSNQNERLLDRMADLMSSVFGMKSSHTTNAAGTVTKRWISTKLYRWFERNFPEFMHTARDKRIPAQVLGSSEENIRRFLVGAFAGDGGVESEAMSFSTASTGLARDYADALSKLGVSSRIHYDIAEDSWKVYVMGDSTERFVNRVVEAADERYDDAAAFVTRSNETLRHHDVLPTGAAKEIRELKRLLGVRLTGRFKPHLDEGYGVQIETVRKELTGLRERAEEIERRIRTAKTLSEVREVVGWSGRQLAERLDGETTSAIHYAESGGYDQKRRTRLAELAKKAISEALESFDKRASDLEERCELRYYRVRDVKIVPNEGEHACEWAYDVTVEPTNTFISQGVVLHNSISVSKAGINATLKSRCSLLGAANPKYGRFDQYESIGEQIDLEPALISRFDLIFTVTDQPDAEKDGNLADHIINTNYAGELFTHRENTTTSNVTEEEVENVTENVEPEIDAELLRKYIAYAKRNCYPMMTEEAKVEIRDFYVDLRSKGQDDDAPVPVTARKLEALVRLSEASARMRLSDTVEREDAERVIEIVRSCLQDIGVDPETGEFDADVVETGRSKSQRDRIKNIKSLIAEIETEYDEGAPIETILDRAEEIGMERSQAEHEIEKLRRQGDVYEPTTDHLRTV
- a CDS encoding metal-dependent hydrolase, which gives rise to MYRWGHVGAALFVYGPVGAALSRGADPWLAAFGAAVAVACSTAPDADELLPIDHRGPTHTIWFVLGGTAVVASIAGVAGAPIGRQVTVAATAGTAAALSLGSHLLADSITPMGIRPLYPLSAWHHSFDITPAANPRANTSMLGVGLSFALLCQAIALGIP
- a CDS encoding DUF7856 family protein: MSLYDHVGVVAPGLSLRRVDALAAVARSLDVETSVDTERRETRSKLEGLAEPVPSRTAGRRRVAETATELESKRERVATLRGRLQEADDGSLRDEYRDAIRELSEAETDHVAAKEALAEARRRARAVRDSRETRLRLEDRLGNLRRTARRERLETVEPMVDAAVAKVPDSDAERYADADPISAALALIRIGRVEPPIVLACGRFESRREAARWLDASVYRIAPEPHEFINEGAARRRMPTLTVDTIEAERVTFVEVVIEAERPHRIRLEPAFDGTIWPPRIDGEPLGGWDDTGVTTRIAAGRTPVGFATPVRPTPPAVELVYAEPCTDGVPDGMAGWIDRIEDRLETAERIERADCLASATESMAAVGGVSGVETLAAEIARDRRLAARLSIVPDDLSERLDAVDVPATTLARIARSSEPPSAVASAHPPPER
- a CDS encoding DUF7854 family protein is translated as MDRIATLRRIEGALSALEAGEVDLETCERQIRAAVRTFATEFDGELSAYRSDEGTIVVAASEREARDRIRALTDADAPTVRPLE
- a CDS encoding DUF7855 family protein, with the protein product MLLVVTYSQGARTSLRNACRTHRGSVVRRLGRAALLDDTEHGAFLALRLREKHPDDVQVERTEPFNEFRDVREPVRDAARAYENRSNEHVAYAKFAVGSPHPDPAAMKRREL